From one Chryseobacterium sp. 3008163 genomic stretch:
- a CDS encoding response regulator transcription factor — protein sequence MSNRILLVEDDQSFGAVLKDYLSINNFEVTLAVDGEQGLKEFTENEFDICIFDVMMPKKDGFSLAEDVKKIDKNTPIIFLTARNMREDILKGYQLGADDYITKPFDTELLLYKIKAILQRSSTLENEEQEQFKISNIFFDSMLRQLRVGDNEYKLSPKENELLKLLCLHRNDFMPRDLALRKIWKKENYFTARSMDVYIAKLRKLLKEDDGLEIINVHGEGFRLLVKN from the coding sequence ATGAGCAACAGAATATTATTAGTAGAAGACGACCAGAGTTTCGGAGCAGTTTTGAAAGATTACCTTTCTATCAACAATTTTGAAGTAACTTTAGCAGTCGATGGCGAACAAGGTCTGAAAGAATTTACAGAAAACGAATTTGACATCTGTATTTTTGACGTAATGATGCCTAAAAAAGACGGTTTTTCTTTAGCGGAAGACGTTAAGAAAATCGATAAAAACACCCCTATTATCTTCCTTACTGCAAGAAATATGAGAGAAGATATTTTGAAAGGTTATCAACTGGGAGCTGATGATTACATCACAAAACCTTTTGATACTGAATTACTTTTATATAAAATCAAAGCGATTCTTCAGAGAAGCTCTACTTTAGAAAATGAAGAGCAGGAGCAGTTTAAAATCAGCAATATCTTCTTTGATTCTATGTTGAGACAATTGAGAGTTGGAGATAATGAATATAAACTTTCACCCAAAGAAAATGAGCTTTTAAAGTTGCTTTGCCTTCACAGAAACGACTTTATGCCAAGAGATCTTGCATTAAGAAAAATCTGGAAAAAAGAAAATTACTTTACCGCCAGAAGTATGGATGTTTACATTGCAAAATTGAGAAAACTCCTGAAAGAAGACGATGGGCTAGAAATCATCAACGTTCACGGTGAAGGTTTCAGACTTTTGGTTAAGAACTAA
- a CDS encoding DUF445 domain-containing protein, with protein sequence MNDELKRKQLNKYKAFATGLFVLMAIIFVVTTILQKTHDSHWIGYVRAFSEAAMVGALADWFAVTALFRHPLGIPIPHTNLIENSKEKLGDNLGSFVVSNFLSPQTIRPYIQKIKISNFVGEWLTKERNQEALIKNLSDIILDILNKLDDSEVSHFISKKVSEMTDDIQLNKILGNGIIYLLDKNDHQKIVTNLSKQIKEYLIENDAMIQERVKKGSYSFIPSFVDNKIAEKIASGLSDFFREVEEDTNHEIRTLITKKIYDFSIDLKEDPKWNDEFKSIKNDFLKTDKLDEYSNDIWLSIKKTLSTELQEEESSLKKYITKNLNEFSQNLKTDENLQNKIDNWVRVTAYKYILKNTHQAGNLISSTVGNWQGKELSEKLELEVGKDLQFIRVNGTLVGGLVGLIIYTISHFFL encoded by the coding sequence ATGAATGATGAACTTAAAAGAAAACAACTCAATAAATACAAGGCTTTTGCCACAGGACTTTTTGTTTTGATGGCCATCATCTTTGTGGTGACCACCATTCTTCAAAAAACTCATGACTCTCATTGGATTGGCTATGTTCGTGCTTTTTCAGAGGCAGCAATGGTCGGAGCTTTGGCAGATTGGTTTGCCGTAACCGCCTTATTCCGCCATCCCCTTGGGATTCCGATTCCGCACACGAATCTTATTGAAAACAGTAAAGAGAAACTCGGTGATAATTTGGGAAGCTTTGTAGTGTCTAATTTCCTATCACCTCAGACGATTCGTCCTTACATTCAAAAAATCAAAATATCCAACTTTGTTGGGGAATGGCTCACGAAAGAAAGAAATCAGGAAGCTTTAATTAAAAATCTTTCGGATATTATTTTAGACATTCTTAATAAACTAGATGATTCTGAAGTCAGCCATTTTATCAGCAAGAAAGTCAGCGAAATGACCGATGATATTCAGCTAAACAAAATTTTAGGCAACGGAATTATCTATCTTTTAGACAAAAATGACCATCAGAAAATTGTCACCAATCTTTCAAAACAAATCAAAGAATATTTAATAGAAAACGATGCAATGATTCAGGAAAGGGTAAAAAAAGGAAGTTATTCTTTTATCCCCTCATTTGTAGATAATAAAATTGCTGAGAAAATTGCGAGTGGGCTTTCGGATTTCTTCCGTGAAGTAGAAGAAGATACGAATCACGAAATCAGAACTTTAATCACAAAAAAGATTTACGATTTTTCTATCGATTTAAAAGAAGACCCGAAATGGAATGATGAATTTAAGTCTATTAAAAATGACTTTCTAAAAACTGACAAGCTAGATGAATATTCAAATGACATCTGGCTTTCCATTAAAAAAACGTTGAGCACAGAATTGCAGGAAGAAGAATCTTCATTAAAAAAATACATTACAAAAAACCTCAACGAGTTTTCTCAAAATCTGAAAACCGACGAAAATCTTCAGAATAAAATTGACAATTGGGTACGAGTAACCGCCTACAAATACATTCTGAAAAACACCCATCAAGCCGGAAACCTCATCAGTTCAACTGTTGGAAACTGGCAAGGGAAAGAATTGAGTGAAAAGCTTGAATTAGAGGTTGGTAAAGACTTACAATTTATCCGTGTGAACGGCACTTTGGTTGGTGGATTGGTGGGATTGATTATTTATACGATTTCGCATTTTTTTCTTTAA
- a CDS encoding TetR/AcrR family transcriptional regulator — protein MSKAEKTKQFIIEKTAALFNSKGYTRTSLSDISEATGLTKGSIYGNFENRDELAIEVYKFNSGLLGKNLLRSFGDEFPTLLDKLYAFVAFYRKNWHFVFANGGCPIMNAATESDDTFPNLKKQVAISFENWKKTVSKIILKGQESGEFSKKINSEEYASLFIMLIEGGILLSKTTDDEKYLNLALDRVISIIDREIKQTPL, from the coding sequence ATGTCTAAAGCAGAAAAGACAAAACAGTTCATCATCGAGAAAACGGCAGCCTTGTTCAACAGCAAGGGTTACACAAGAACGTCGTTATCTGACATTTCTGAGGCAACAGGTTTGACTAAAGGCAGCATTTACGGAAATTTCGAGAACAGAGATGAATTGGCAATAGAAGTTTATAAATTTAATTCTGGGCTTCTTGGGAAAAATTTATTGAGGTCTTTTGGCGACGAATTTCCTACTTTACTTGATAAACTCTATGCATTTGTTGCTTTTTACCGAAAAAACTGGCATTTTGTTTTTGCAAATGGTGGTTGCCCGATTATGAATGCGGCAACAGAATCTGATGATACTTTCCCAAATCTTAAAAAACAAGTTGCCATTTCTTTTGAAAACTGGAAGAAAACCGTATCTAAAATCATTTTAAAAGGACAAGAAAGCGGGGAATTTAGTAAAAAAATTAATTCAGAAGAATATGCGTCACTCTTCATCATGCTGATTGAAGGTGGAATTCTGCTATCAAAAACTACAGACGATGAAAAATACCTCAATCTTGCGTTAGATAGAGTAATATCAATCATCGATCGGGAAATAAAACAAACTCCATTATAA
- the fabF gene encoding beta-ketoacyl-ACP synthase II — translation MKRVVITGLGAVTPLGNNVEDFWQNSINGKSGAALIKHFDTEKFKVHFACEVKNFDPKVHLTHNEIKRSDLFTQYAMYSSAEAIQDSGLDFEKMDPFDTGVIWGTGQGGMWTFEHEVMEFAKGDGTPRFNPFFVPKFIANMASGMISMKFGLQGINYTTVSACATGNTAIMDAFNYIRLGKAKVIISGGSEAAITPASVGGFSIMKAMSTRNDDFATASRPYDADRDGFVMGEGAGSLVLEEYEHAKARGAKIYAELVGAAMTADAYHMTAPHPEGAGAIKAMQLALEEAGVNAEDINYINPHATSTPLGDLIELNAITKVFKGSTNLDISATKSMTGHLLGAAGAAEAILSIKAIQNGIIPPTINMHNIDERIPRDINIVFNEAKEKEINYALSNAFGFGGHNATLIFKKFK, via the coding sequence ATGAAAAGAGTTGTCATTACAGGATTGGGTGCAGTAACACCTTTGGGAAACAATGTCGAAGATTTTTGGCAAAACAGCATCAACGGAAAAAGTGGTGCAGCTTTGATCAAACATTTTGATACAGAAAAATTCAAGGTACATTTTGCCTGTGAAGTGAAAAATTTTGACCCAAAAGTTCATCTTACTCATAATGAAATAAAAAGAAGTGACCTTTTTACTCAATATGCCATGTATTCATCTGCGGAAGCAATTCAGGATTCAGGTTTAGATTTTGAAAAGATGGATCCATTTGATACCGGAGTTATCTGGGGAACCGGACAAGGTGGAATGTGGACCTTCGAACACGAAGTAATGGAATTCGCAAAAGGAGACGGAACTCCACGTTTTAACCCGTTTTTTGTTCCTAAATTTATCGCAAACATGGCATCGGGAATGATTTCTATGAAGTTTGGCCTTCAGGGAATCAATTACACCACCGTTTCTGCATGTGCCACCGGAAATACCGCAATCATGGATGCTTTTAACTATATCAGACTAGGAAAAGCAAAGGTAATCATCAGTGGTGGTTCTGAAGCAGCAATTACTCCTGCCTCTGTTGGAGGATTTTCTATCATGAAAGCCATGTCTACAAGAAATGACGATTTTGCAACTGCAAGCCGACCATATGATGCTGATAGAGACGGTTTTGTAATGGGTGAAGGTGCAGGTTCTTTGGTTCTTGAAGAGTACGAACACGCAAAAGCAAGAGGTGCAAAAATATACGCCGAATTAGTTGGTGCCGCAATGACTGCCGACGCATATCATATGACAGCACCTCATCCTGAAGGAGCAGGAGCCATAAAAGCGATGCAATTAGCATTGGAAGAAGCAGGAGTGAACGCCGAAGACATCAATTATATCAATCCGCATGCAACCTCTACTCCACTTGGAGATTTGATTGAGCTCAATGCAATTACTAAAGTTTTTAAAGGTAGTACCAATTTAGATATCAGTGCAACCAAATCGATGACCGGGCATTTATTGGGGGCTGCTGGAGCTGCCGAAGCTATTCTTTCTATTAAAGCTATTCAAAACGGAATCATCCCGCCAACGATTAATATGCACAATATTGATGAGAGAATTCCGAGAGATATCAATATCGTCTTTAATGAAGCTAAAGAAAAAGAAATCAATTACGCTTTAAGCAATGCCTTTGGTTTTGGCGGACATAATGCAACTTTGATTTTCAAGAAATTTAAGTAA
- a CDS encoding glycine--tRNA ligase — translation MAKQEDVFKKVISHAKEYGFIFPSSEIYDGLSAVYDYGQNGAELKNNIKQYWWKAMVQLNENIVGIDSAILMHPTTWKASGHVDAFNDPLIDNKDSKKRFRADVLVEDYCAKIEDKENKEIEKAAKRFGESFDKAQFEATNPKILEYRAKRAEILSRLAKSLENEDLADVKALIEELEIADPDTGSRNWTEVRQFNLMFGTKLGASADSAMDLYLRPETAQGIFVNFLNVQKTSRHRLPFGIAQIGKAFRNEIVARQFIFRMREFEQMEMQFFVAPGTELEFYEQWKTKRLNWHLALGLGNENYRFHDHEKLAHYANAAADIEFNFPFGFKELEGIHSRTDFDLKAHEKFSGRKLQFFDPERNENYVPYVVETSVGLDRLFLSIFSHCLKDEVLEDGSERTVLSLPPALAPVKAAILPLMKKDGLAEYAENIFNDLKYDFNLFYEEKDAIGKRYRRQDAIGTPYCITIDHDSLTDHTVTIRDRDTMQQERVPVSELRRIIDEKTNFRNLLSKI, via the coding sequence ATGGCAAAGCAAGAAGATGTTTTCAAGAAAGTGATTTCTCACGCTAAAGAATATGGTTTTATTTTCCCTTCTAGTGAGATCTATGACGGTTTATCCGCTGTTTATGACTATGGACAGAATGGTGCAGAACTGAAAAACAATATCAAACAATACTGGTGGAAAGCGATGGTACAGCTGAACGAAAATATTGTGGGTATTGATTCGGCGATTCTGATGCACCCTACAACTTGGAAAGCTTCGGGCCACGTTGATGCATTCAACGATCCTTTGATTGACAATAAAGATTCTAAAAAACGTTTCAGAGCAGATGTTTTGGTAGAAGATTACTGTGCGAAAATCGAGGATAAAGAAAATAAAGAGATTGAAAAGGCTGCCAAAAGATTTGGTGAATCTTTCGATAAAGCTCAGTTTGAAGCGACGAATCCTAAAATTTTAGAATACAGAGCAAAAAGGGCAGAAATTCTTTCGAGATTGGCAAAGTCTTTAGAAAATGAAGATTTGGCTGATGTAAAAGCATTAATTGAAGAATTAGAGATTGCAGATCCCGATACAGGTTCAAGAAACTGGACGGAAGTAAGACAATTCAACTTGATGTTCGGAACTAAATTAGGGGCTTCTGCAGATTCTGCGATGGATCTTTATTTAAGACCGGAAACCGCCCAAGGTATTTTCGTGAATTTCTTAAACGTACAGAAAACTTCTCGTCACAGACTTCCGTTTGGTATTGCTCAGATTGGTAAGGCGTTTAGAAATGAGATTGTTGCAAGACAGTTTATTTTCAGAATGCGTGAATTTGAACAAATGGAAATGCAGTTTTTCGTGGCTCCTGGAACTGAACTTGAATTCTATGAGCAATGGAAAACAAAACGTCTGAACTGGCACTTAGCTCTTGGTTTAGGAAATGAGAATTACAGATTCCATGATCATGAGAAATTAGCACATTATGCAAATGCTGCGGCGGATATTGAATTTAATTTCCCGTTTGGATTTAAAGAATTGGAAGGTATTCACTCAAGAACCGATTTCGATTTGAAGGCGCATGAGAAATTCTCTGGCAGAAAATTACAGTTTTTTGATCCTGAAAGAAATGAAAACTACGTTCCTTATGTGGTAGAAACTTCGGTTGGTTTAGATCGTTTATTCCTTTCCATTTTCTCTCATTGCCTGAAAGACGAAGTTTTGGAAGATGGTTCGGAAAGAACAGTTTTATCGCTTCCGCCAGCTTTGGCTCCTGTAAAAGCAGCGATTCTTCCATTAATGAAGAAAGATGGTTTGGCAGAATATGCTGAAAATATATTTAATGATTTAAAATATGATTTCAACTTATTCTACGAAGAAAAAGATGCCATCGGAAAGCGCTACAGAAGACAGGATGCGATTGGAACACCTTACTGTATTACGATTGATCACGATTCTTTAACAGACCACACGGTGACCATCAGAGACAGAGACACGATGCAGCAGGAAAGAGTTCCGGTTTCTGAACTGAGACGAATTATTGATGAGAAAACAAACTTCAGAAATTTACTTTCTAAAATATAA
- a CDS encoding PaaI family thioesterase — translation MDKLAKLQAFIGKEFTESPSPFMRWLNPVVLSAEEGKIEFQYTVRPEWLNPMGNLHGGITAAIMDDIIGATMFSLNEKSFITTINNAIDYFSTAKENDHIIAETKVIKRGKQFVNAQCEIWNEDKTRLIARGTSNLFKINN, via the coding sequence ATGGATAAACTTGCAAAACTACAGGCATTCATCGGGAAAGAATTTACAGAATCTCCATCTCCGTTTATGCGTTGGCTAAATCCTGTCGTGCTTTCTGCAGAAGAAGGAAAGATAGAATTTCAATATACCGTAAGACCAGAATGGCTGAATCCTATGGGAAATCTTCATGGTGGAATAACTGCAGCAATTATGGATGACATTATTGGCGCAACCATGTTTTCTTTAAATGAAAAATCATTTATCACTACCATAAATAATGCGATAGATTATTTCTCGACAGCAAAAGAAAACGACCATATCATTGCGGAAACTAAAGTCATTAAAAGAGGAAAACAATTTGTAAATGCACAATGTGAAATCTGGAACGAAGATAAAACACGCTTAATTGCAAGAGGAACTTCTAATTTATTTAAAATCAATAATTAA
- a CDS encoding helix-turn-helix domain-containing protein, with protein sequence MGFEHFSQNNFESVERLKSQPYIKVLYLPAGYELTVDFNHYKTESPSLFFITYQLLDIKKGNADEASLIYYNRDFYCIQIHDKEVACDGLLFHNVFENPKVELSDSENDIIKNLFENIKDELESKDSSSEEMIRTYLKQMIIRATRKWKVQNIETENLKINHQELEVFRDFSRYLEIHYREKHHVSDYAEMLHVAPKTLSHKFKNLNLDSPNQYIINRILLEAKRLLFYTDKTVKEIGYDLGYEDPAYFNRLFTQKVGSTPINFKKNYSSGKKYNI encoded by the coding sequence TTGGGTTTTGAACATTTCTCTCAAAATAATTTTGAAAGCGTAGAACGTCTAAAATCACAACCTTACATCAAAGTATTGTATTTGCCCGCAGGATATGAGCTTACCGTAGATTTTAATCATTACAAAACAGAATCTCCAAGTCTTTTTTTCATTACTTACCAGCTTCTCGATATCAAAAAAGGAAATGCAGACGAGGCATCTCTTATTTATTATAACAGAGATTTTTATTGTATTCAAATTCATGATAAAGAAGTTGCGTGTGACGGATTGCTATTTCACAATGTGTTTGAAAATCCAAAAGTTGAGCTCAGTGATTCTGAAAATGACATCATCAAGAACTTATTTGAAAACATTAAAGATGAGCTTGAGTCTAAAGATTCTTCTTCCGAAGAAATGATAAGAACGTACTTGAAACAAATGATCATTCGTGCCACCAGAAAATGGAAAGTTCAAAATATAGAAACCGAAAATCTAAAGATCAACCATCAGGAACTTGAGGTTTTCAGAGACTTCAGCCGTTATCTGGAAATTCATTACAGAGAAAAGCATCACGTCTCAGATTATGCAGAAATGCTTCATGTTGCACCCAAAACACTGAGCCACAAGTTTAAAAATCTTAATCTGGATTCTCCCAATCAATATATCATCAACAGAATTCTGCTGGAAGCAAAAAGGCTTCTTTTCTATACAGACAAAACAGTGAAAGAAATCGGCTATGATTTAGGTTACGAAGACCCCGCCTATTTCAACAGGCTCTTCACCCAAAAAGTAGGAAGCACTCCAATCAATTTCAAGAAAAATTATTCGTCGGGAAAAAAGTACAACATTTAA
- a CDS encoding quinone-dependent dihydroorotate dehydrogenase, with protein sequence MYKSLIRPILFKFDPEEVHHFTFSMLKNFGFLTKLFLPKPIVDKRLEREVFGLKFKNPVGLAAGFDKNAVLFNELGDLGFGFVEIGTVTPKAQAGNPKKRLFRLIEDGGIINRMGFNNDGLEAAIEKLKGNKGKIIIGGNIGKNTNTTPENYTQDYLDCFEGLHPYVDYFVLNVSCPNVGSHAKLEDVEYLRELITAVKEINQTKPTQKPILLKIAPDLNNQQLDEIIELIADTKIDGIVVSNTSVNREGLKTSPEVLAEIGNGGLSGKPIRERSTKMIKYLSDKSNRAFPIIGVGGIHSAKDAIEKLNAGASLVQLYTGFIYEGPQLINDINQELLTRAGRIAR encoded by the coding sequence ATGTACAAATCGCTCATTCGTCCAATTCTTTTCAAATTTGATCCCGAGGAAGTTCACCACTTTACTTTTTCGATGCTTAAAAATTTCGGATTTCTCACTAAATTATTCCTTCCAAAACCTATTGTAGACAAACGTTTGGAAAGAGAAGTTTTCGGACTGAAATTTAAAAATCCGGTTGGATTGGCAGCAGGTTTCGATAAAAATGCGGTTTTATTCAATGAATTAGGCGATTTAGGATTCGGATTTGTAGAGATCGGAACGGTAACTCCAAAAGCGCAGGCTGGAAATCCTAAGAAAAGATTGTTCCGTTTGATTGAAGATGGCGGAATCATCAACAGAATGGGTTTCAACAATGACGGACTTGAGGCTGCGATTGAAAAGCTGAAAGGCAACAAAGGAAAAATCATCATCGGTGGTAACATCGGAAAAAACACCAACACAACGCCGGAAAATTATACACAGGATTATCTCGACTGTTTCGAAGGTCTTCATCCTTACGTCGATTATTTTGTGTTAAATGTGAGCTGTCCAAACGTGGGAAGTCACGCAAAACTAGAAGATGTGGAATATCTGAGGGAATTGATTACAGCAGTTAAGGAAATCAATCAGACCAAGCCGACTCAAAAACCAATTCTTCTGAAAATCGCTCCTGATTTGAACAATCAACAGCTTGACGAAATTATTGAGCTCATTGCAGATACAAAAATCGACGGGATCGTGGTTTCAAATACATCAGTGAACAGAGAAGGTTTGAAAACTTCACCTGAAGTTTTAGCAGAAATCGGAAACGGAGGTTTGAGCGGAAAACCAATTCGTGAAAGAAGTACGAAAATGATCAAATATCTTTCAGATAAAAGCAATAGAGCATTCCCAATTATCGGAGTTGGCGGAATTCATTCTGCAAAAGATGCGATCGAAAAACTGAATGCCGGAGCGAGTTTAGTTCAATTGTACACAGGATTTATTTATGAAGGACCACAGTTGATCAACGATATCAATCAGGAACTTTTGACGAGAGCGGGAAGAATTGCGAGGTAA
- a CDS encoding murein L,D-transpeptidase catalytic domain family protein yields the protein MKGFYSVLGIVYLISTSFYLAPKKADNDRNTKSTNKIETIIESKSLKNTNKVSSSEELYQSISFENTNKLQFDVFAKALLGFENLKKAGKLSEEAHLLTICDFSLSSNVKRLWVIDTEQRKVLFNSLVAHGKNTGEEFATNFSNTESSLQSSMGFYITESTYNGDNGYSLKLLGMDRGFNDAAYKRAVVMHGADYVSDEFAAAHKRIGRSWGCPAIPRSLTEPIINTIKGKNCLFIYYPDENYLSSSEWLKA from the coding sequence ATGAAAGGATTTTATAGCGTATTAGGCATTGTGTACTTGATTTCTACCTCGTTTTATCTAGCTCCAAAAAAGGCAGATAATGACAGAAATACTAAAAGCACAAACAAAATAGAAACTATAATTGAGTCAAAATCTCTAAAAAATACAAACAAAGTGAGTTCTTCTGAAGAACTTTATCAATCTATCTCATTCGAAAATACCAATAAACTTCAGTTTGATGTTTTTGCAAAAGCATTACTAGGTTTTGAAAATCTTAAAAAAGCCGGAAAACTGAGTGAAGAAGCTCATCTTTTAACCATTTGTGATTTCTCATTATCTTCAAATGTCAAAAGACTTTGGGTAATTGATACTGAACAAAGAAAAGTTCTTTTCAATTCATTGGTTGCTCACGGAAAGAATACAGGTGAAGAGTTTGCAACTAATTTTTCAAATACAGAAAGTTCATTACAAAGCAGCATGGGATTTTATATCACAGAATCTACCTACAATGGCGATAATGGATATTCTCTAAAACTTTTAGGAATGGACAGGGGTTTCAATGACGCAGCATATAAAAGAGCTGTCGTAATGCATGGAGCAGATTATGTAAGTGATGAATTTGCTGCAGCTCACAAAAGGATCGGAAGAAGTTGGGGTTGCCCGGCAATTCCAAGAAGTCTGACGGAACCAATCATCAATACCATCAAAGGTAAAAATTGTCTTTTCATTTATTACCCTGATGAAAATTATCTTTCCTCTTCGGAGTGGCTTAAAGCTTAA
- the msrB gene encoding peptide-methionine (R)-S-oxide reductase MsrB produces MCSQTQKPVKITPMENTEAKNNPYYSRTDRTKLHVSNDEWKKILSPDLYAIAREAATERPFTGKYNEFDELGEYYCAVCGNHLFRSDSKFSSTCGWPSFFEADKEGTAYNRDSTHGMERIEVVCKRCDSHLGHVFNDGPAPTGTRYCMNSVSLEFVPDSQK; encoded by the coding sequence ATGTGTTCGCAGACTCAAAAACCCGTCAAAATTACTCCTATGGAAAATACTGAAGCAAAAAACAATCCATATTATTCAAGAACTGACCGTACAAAACTGCATGTTTCAAACGACGAATGGAAGAAAATTCTTTCACCGGATTTATATGCTATCGCAAGGGAAGCTGCTACAGAAAGACCTTTTACCGGAAAATATAATGAATTTGATGAGTTAGGAGAATATTATTGTGCAGTTTGTGGAAATCACTTATTCCGTTCAGATTCCAAATTTTCGTCAACTTGTGGTTGGCCAAGTTTTTTTGAAGCTGATAAAGAAGGAACAGCTTACAACAGAGATTCAACTCATGGGATGGAAAGAATTGAGGTGGTTTGTAAACGTTGCGATTCTCATCTAGGTCACGTTTTCAATGACGGTCCAGCTCCTACGGGAACACGTTATTGCATGAATTCTGTAAGCTTAGAATTTGTTCCAGATTCTCAAAAATAA
- a CDS encoding pseudouridine synthase, translating to MLEILYRDEHLIAINKPSGLLVHKSFYSGEADTYAIQELRNQIGQKVFPVHRLDRKTSGVLLFTLDKETLRIMSDQFASREVEKKYIAILRGWAKEEETIDYDLINENEVKQNAITYYRRLQTSEIDLPFLKHQTSRYCLVEAIPETGRFHQLRKHFKHILHPILGCRKHGCNKQNKLWLETFGITKMTLHAHQLIFNHPISNERITVNATIDDEFKRVGGILKLDLSLYS from the coding sequence ATGTTAGAAATTCTTTATCGTGACGAACATCTTATTGCCATCAACAAACCCAGCGGATTATTGGTTCATAAATCTTTTTATTCGGGAGAAGCCGATACTTACGCTATTCAGGAATTAAGAAACCAAATTGGGCAAAAAGTTTTTCCTGTGCATCGTTTAGACCGAAAAACTTCTGGTGTTTTGTTGTTTACTTTAGATAAAGAGACTTTGAGAATCATGAGCGACCAGTTTGCCTCACGGGAAGTCGAAAAGAAATACATCGCAATTCTTCGTGGCTGGGCAAAAGAAGAAGAAACCATCGATTATGATTTAATTAATGAAAATGAAGTCAAGCAAAATGCCATTACCTATTATCGTCGTTTGCAGACTTCGGAAATAGATTTACCTTTTTTAAAGCATCAGACTTCGAGATATTGTTTAGTAGAAGCGATTCCTGAAACGGGAAGATTTCATCAGTTGAGAAAACATTTTAAACATATTTTGCATCCGATTTTGGGCTGTCGCAAACACGGTTGCAATAAACAAAACAAGTTATGGCTTGAAACTTTTGGCATTACTAAGATGACGCTTCACGCTCATCAATTAATTTTTAATCATCCGATTTCTAACGAAAGAATTACCGTAAATGCTACAATAGATGATGAATTCAAAAGAGTAGGGGGAATTTTAAAACTTGATTTGAGTTTGTATAGTTAA
- a CDS encoding OsmC family protein translates to MKRNATAVWNGTVKEGKGHLTTQSTTLNQTQYSFSSRFEDGVGTNPEELLAAAHAGCFTMKLSAELSQAGFTPEELTTKSVITLDPSIGKITKSELTLTAKVPGISEEDFQKYAKIAEEGCPVSAAFNFEITLNATLA, encoded by the coding sequence ATGAAACGTAACGCAACAGCCGTATGGAACGGAACCGTAAAAGAAGGAAAAGGTCATTTAACGACTCAAAGCACAACGCTTAACCAAACTCAATATTCTTTCAGCAGCCGTTTTGAAGATGGTGTAGGAACAAATCCTGAAGAATTATTAGCAGCAGCACACGCAGGATGCTTTACAATGAAATTGAGCGCAGAACTTTCTCAGGCCGGTTTCACACCTGAAGAACTGACGACAAAATCAGTAATCACATTAGACCCAAGCATCGGAAAAATCACAAAGTCTGAATTGACTTTAACTGCAAAAGTTCCTGGAATTTCTGAAGAAGACTTTCAAAAATATGCAAAAATTGCAGAAGAAGGTTGCCCGGTAAGCGCAGCTTTCAATTTCGAAATTACTTTGAATGCAACTTTGGCTTAA